A region of the Cannabis sativa cultivar Pink pepper isolate KNU-18-1 chromosome 3, ASM2916894v1, whole genome shotgun sequence genome:
ATGCCAATGTGCCTAGACCATGGTAATCGTTTTGATCGCAAGCTTTGGCAGGCCTATGTTTGTGCTAATAAGATGTTTGCAGATAAGGTTATGGAGGTGATTAATCCAGAAGAGGACTATGTATGGGTTCATGACTACCATCTTATGATCCTACCTACATTTTTGCGAAAGCATTTTGCTCGGGTGAAGCTTGGTTTTTTCCTTCATAGTCCATTCCCCTCTTCAGAAATCTACAGATCACTTCCTGTTAGAGATGAAATTCTTAGAGCACTACTAAATGCAGATTTGGTTGGTTTCCACACGTTTGATTATGCTCGCCACTTCTTGTCCTGTTGTAGTAGAATGCTTGGTTTGGAGTATGAATCCAAGAGGGGATACATTGGAGTTGACTATTTTGGCCGGCGagttaacattaaaattcagcCTGTGGGGATTCATTTGGGATGGCTTCAATCCGCACTTAATCATCCGTTGTCTTCCACAAAGGCTGAACAGATTCAACAACAATTCAAGGGAAAGAAGTTGATTCTGGGTGTTGATGATATGGACATTTTTAAAGGCATTAGTTTAAAGTTCTTGGCAATGGAGAAACTTTTGTTGCAGCGTCCGGAGTTGCTTGGAAAAATAGTCTTGGTTCAAATTTTGAATCCTGCAAGGAGCACAGGGAAGGATGTTCAAGAAGCTAAAAGGGAGACATATGTGACTGCTACAAGAATAAATGAGGCTTTTGGTTTTCCAGGCTATGAACCAATTACTTTGATAGACCGCGATGTTCCTCTATATGAAAAAACTGCCTATTATTCTTTAGCAGAGTGCTGCATTGTGAATGCTGTTAGGGACGGTATGAATTTAATGCCATACAAGTATACAATATGCAGGCAAGGAACTCCGAAAATGGATGAAGCTCTAAGTCTTTCCTCTGATTCCCCTCGAACTAGTACGCTCGTTGTTTCAGAGTTCATTGGTTGTTCGCCATCTTTAAGTGGAGCAATAAGGGTGAATCCATGGGATGTGGAGGCGGTAGCTGATGCACTTAATGTGGCCATCACAATGCCTGATGTAGAGAAGCATTTGCGGCATGAGAAGCACTACAAATACATCAGCTCCCACGACGTGGCTTATTGGTCTCGTAGCTTTTTTCAGGATTTGGAAAGAGCTTGCAAAGATCACTACAGTAAACGATGTTGGGGAATTGGTTTCGGTCTAAACTTCAGAATTCTGTCTCTTTCACCAAGTTTTAGGAAGCTTTCGATTGACCATATTCTCTCATCGTACAGGAAGACTAGTAGAAGAGCaatatttttagattatgatgGAACAGTAGTGCCTCAAACTTCCATCTCCAAGCCTCCAAGTCCTGAAGTCATTTCTGTTTTGAACAATCTTTGCAGTGACCCGAAGAACATTGTGTTTATGGTTAGTGGCAGAGGGAAGAAATCTCTTGGCGAATGGTTCTCTCAATGTGAGAATCTTGGTATTGCAGCTGAGCATGGATACTTCATAAGGTAGGTTCTTTTGACATACAAGAATTTTAAGTTCCACCATTTAAGCTACTTAATAGTCTCTTCTTTTAAGCTTGAAAGTGAAATTGAATTGGTTTATAACTCCTTTTGATTCTTATAGATGGAGTAGAAAATCCGATTGGGAAACCGCCCCCTTAGCTGCAGATGTTGAATGGAAACAAATTGCAGAACCTGTGATGAAATTATATACAGAAGCAACCGATGGATCTTATATAGAGACCAAGGAGAGTGCCTTGGTATGGCACCATCAAGATGCTGATCCTTATTTTGGATCTTGCCAGGCTATGGAATTGTTGGATCATCTCGAAAATGTCCTTGCAAACGAACCTGTAGTAGTTAAGAGGGGACAGCAGATAGTTGAAGTAAAGCCACAGGTTCGAACGAGCTCTTTCTCATTCTCATACTCTCTTTTAGtactttttttattacatttccATGAGAGTTTCACCACTCTGTTTATGATAACTGCAGGGAATTACTAAAGGACTTGTTGCAGACAAAGTCCTTTCTATGATGATCAATGAAGGGAAGCTAGTAGATTTTGTGATGTGCATTGGAGATGACAGATCTGACGAGGACATGTTCGAAAGCATATCAAGCATAGCTTCTAACTCATGTCTCCCTACAGTTCCCGAGGTATTCGCCTGCACTGTTGGCCAAAAACCAAGCAAAGCTAAGTACTATCTAGACGATTCTGTAGATGTCATGGCACTGATTGGAGGCCTAGCTGCTTCAAGTCTTAAATCAAGGTCGAATACAGCTATTCAAGTTTCTCTAGAAAATGTTGTTTAAGAAGAAAGCAGTGGCTCTTGTACAGCAGCCTTTACAACTACAACATGGATTAAAACAGTTTTATAATTGGCGAGAATTGGTTGTGTGATTCGGTGTTTCATCGAAAAAGGACGACAGTACAAGGAAGTGTACTACGGTGTTTGGTTTGTGTCAATAGTGACTTACAAATACTTGAATCTTCGATAGTGTGAGCACCATATAGATCAGTAAGTGCACATTTTTAACTTTGTAGTTTTCAGCAGAGGGCTCAGATTTTATTATAGTTAGTGTTTAGAGATAACAAGAGCATCATTAGTTTGTAAATGGGGTGTCTGTATGTATGCTCTTTATATGAAATACGATTCTTTTCTTCTTGAAAATGACAGTTATTCTTTTAGTGAAAATGGCTCAAAACTACAATTTTTCTTACTTGTTAGTTTGAAAACTACATACTAAAGGTGTAAGCTCAAAGCATATATCAGCATGCTTTTCGTAAAATGTTATtggtacattttttttttcatgatagaaattttaaatagtttttcAATGATTCTTCCaaattaatgataataatttttaatcctTTCATCTACCATTGAGTTTGCAAACAGTCGTTTGTTGATATTAATTGGGGGTTTAATATAACTATACACCtttatgtatttaattaaaaaaaaaaaactataaaaagtattatgacatttttttgtcaaaataccaGATTGAAAAGATTTGTAACTGACATATCTAaatcaattattatatttatttataaaataattactatatttttcagccaaaaaaaaaaaattactatatttatttatagaataattataaaaataactattattattaataataatcattACATAAGATACAATATAAAAGGCAAAACACTACTGctcttcaaattttaaattagcATACAAAAGTGAACAGAAAAATGAAATTGACGTTAATTTTTGTTGTCATATACCTTGAGGTGtatatttatgttttttcttttatgctGATTATAACATTTTGTCAtactttttataaaacaaattatacAGATTGGCCAAAACtctatacattatttttttgtcaCACTCTACACTATCATTTTTTACTGTTATTTGATGCAAAAATGACACTAATACTAAGTAGTATACACGAAAGACACTAATATTAAGgtatataaaaatgatactaatTATATCGATCCTAACTATATATGATACTAATAGTACatcttttgaaaaaatattcacAGTGAACACCGAAAAGAAAGACAATATGACAGTAAAATATTTCAGAACACTTTTTGCTAAACTGGATTGAAAACATCTCATGTTGACAAAATGATGTCAACTTGGTAGTCGACCCTTTAAACCGAGCACATGAAATTCTGTTTTTGATACTTCTAAGGCTTCTAAACTTGAGGAGGGGTCTCATCCCCTGTTTTTGACCATGTCAGATTCAAAGGCCGCATAAAATTTGACATTTGAGCAATTGAAGGCAGCGTTCCAAGTTGATTGTCAACCTATGCGTTGGGCCCAGCACCAGGTCAACTTGGCCCTGGGCCATGTTTCTAGGGACTTGGGTTTGTGGTTTTCTCCCCAAGTTTACTTGAATCTTCGTTATTTCTAATGACGATAAAAATGTCCAAAACACTTTTTGCTGAGCTGGATTGGAAACagcccaggttgacaaaatgCCAATCTAGGTACTGGGCCTGCCCCCAAGTGTGAACCTGGGCTCTGGGTCCCAATTTTAccccttcaatttttttttttggttcatGAAAATAGTTGAATCTCAATATTTTCTGAAGACGGAGATGATTGCTCAAAAGAATTCCTGAAAAACTCCACTTTTTGTGGCCCATGTTGGCAAATTGTCAACTAGGGCGTTGTGCCTTGTCATTTGTGCCCATGAATTGCTGTTTTTCTTCTAAAAGGATCTATTCCCTCatttttttatgaagacaaatTCAATGCAAAAGTTTGATCATTGATTAGACACTTGGAAGGCACCCAGATTGACAGATTGTCAACCTGGGGCTGGGTGCTCGAGGCCCCAAGCCTCGAGTGCTCAAAAATCAACTTGCTCCAATTCTGATTCTGATACCTCAAATAAGTCTGTGGTATGTCTAGTTGATTTTTCAATGTAAGTTTTAACCACTTTGCACTAAGACGGTCCTAGAAATTGAAACCCTAGTTGaggatgtcaacttgggcaccgGGTGAAACCCTATGTGCCCAAGTTGGCTTTCGGGTTACAGGTTTGTGTAATTTCAGCTCTCGGGTCCTGGATTAGGTTGCTCCATGTCTTCATGGTACAGAATACTAAAGATAGTGAGCtgaatttaagttattaaaatCTGAACTTCTATTCCAAAGTTCCCGAAGTCAACCTGGGCATAAGGCTAGGGACCCCTCCTAGGTTGACTTGCTAGACTCGGGATCACTTAACTCTGAGA
Encoded here:
- the LOC115709630 gene encoding probable alpha,alpha-trehalose-phosphate synthase [UDP-forming] 9 isoform X1, with the protein product MFSRSCISLLELASGDMLNFPPTPRNLPRLMTTVRGIMPEIEGSGGLQSPPPPDCCEKIIVVANFLPINAQKDVNSGKWCFSLDEDSLSLQLTDGFPPGTKVVFVGSLKVEIDISEQEVVSQKLLEEFNCAPTFLPSDIQKKYYHGFCKQYLWPLFHYMMPMCLDHGNRFDRKLWQAYVCANKMFADKVMEVINPEEDYVWVHDYHLMILPTFLRKHFARVKLGFFLHSPFPSSEIYRSLPVRDEILRALLNADLVGFHTFDYARHFLSCCSRMLGLEYESKRGYIGVDYFGRRVNIKIQPVGIHLGWLQSALNHPLSSTKAEQIQQQFKGKKLILGVDDMDIFKGISLKFLAMEKLLLQRPELLGKIVLVQILNPARSTGKDVQEAKRETYVTATRINEAFGFPGYEPITLIDRDVPLYEKTAYYSLAECCIVNAVRDGMNLMPYKYTICRQGTPKMDEALSLSSDSPRTSTLVVSEFIGCSPSLSGAIRVNPWDVEAVADALNVAITMPDVEKHLRHEKHYKYISSHDVAYWSRSFFQDLERACKDHYSKRCWGIGFGLNFRILSLSPSFRKLSIDHILSSYRKTSRRAIFLDYDGTVVPQTSISKPPSPEVISVLNNLCSDPKNIVFMVSGRGKKSLGEWFSQCENLGIAAEHGYFIRWSRKSDWETAPLAADVEWKQIAEPVMKLYTEATDGSYIETKESALVWHHQDADPYFGSCQAMELLDHLENVLANEPVVVKRGQQIVEVKPQGITKGLVADKVLSMMINEGKLVDFVMCIGDDRSDEDMFESISSIASNSCLPTVPEVFACTVGQKPSKAKYYLDDSVDVMALIGGLAASSLKSRSNTAIQVSLENVV
- the LOC115709630 gene encoding probable alpha,alpha-trehalose-phosphate synthase [UDP-forming] 9 isoform X2 produces the protein MFSRSCISLLELASGDMLNFPPTPRNLPRLMTTVRGIMPEIEGSGGLQSPPPPDCCEKIIVVANFLPINAQKDVNSGKWCFSLDEDSLSLQLTDGFPPGTKVVFVGSLKVEIDISEQEVVSQKLLEEFNCAPTFLPSDIQKKYYHGFCKQYLWPLFHYMMPMCLDHGNRFDRKLWQAYVCANKMFADKVMEVINPEEDYVWVHDYHLMILPTFLRKHFARVKLGFFLHSPFPSSEIYRSLPVRDEILRALLNADLVGFHTFDYARHFLSCCSRMLGLEYESKRGYIGVDYFGRRVNIKIQPVGIHLGWLQSALNHPLSSTKAEQIQQQFKGKKLILGVDDMDIFKGISLKFLAMEKLLLQRPELLGKIVLVQILNPARSTGKDVQEAKRETYVTATRINEAFGFPGYEPITLIDRDVPLYEKTAYYSLAECCIVNAVRDGMNLMPYKYTICRQGTPKMDEALSLSSDSPRTSTLVVSEFIGCSPSLSGAIRVNPWDVEAVADALNVAITMPDVEKHLRHEKHYKYISSHDVAYWSRSFFQDLERACKDHYSKRCWGIGFGLNFRILSLSPSFRKLSIDHILSSYRKTSRRAIFLDYDGTVVPQTSISKPPSPEVISVLNNLCSDPKNIVFMVSGRGKKSLGEWFSQCENLGIAAEHGYFIR